The following proteins come from a genomic window of Elusimicrobiota bacterium:
- a CDS encoding M67 family metallopeptidase: MSLSWTPAVAAALRPWAEGCYPFEGCGVLVGTDDGRGGRRAVRFVPLGNVLRSRERAAAGVLETAAQTLGARAESQGQFEFVMDPAEFNRAALDAARDGLDVVGVLHTHPDHPARPSATDAAQPFLAGWSNVIVKVDQGRFVEARSWFRAEESAPFAEEPIEEK, encoded by the coding sequence GTGAGCTTGTCCTGGACACCCGCCGTGGCGGCCGCCCTCCGCCCCTGGGCCGAAGGTTGTTATCCTTTTGAGGGGTGCGGCGTGCTCGTGGGAACCGACGACGGGCGCGGCGGTCGTCGGGCCGTCCGGTTCGTGCCGTTGGGCAACGTGCTGCGTTCCAGAGAAAGGGCCGCGGCGGGCGTTTTGGAAACCGCCGCCCAAACGCTGGGCGCACGCGCGGAATCCCAGGGCCAATTCGAATTCGTGATGGACCCCGCCGAGTTCAACCGCGCCGCGCTCGACGCGGCGCGCGACGGTTTGGACGTGGTCGGCGTCTTGCACACCCACCCGGACCACCCGGCCCGTCCGAGTGCCACCGACGCCGCGCAACCCTTTTTGGCCGGCTGGTCGAACGTGATCGTCAAGGTGGACCAGGGCCGTTTTGTGGAGGCGCGGTCGTGGTTCCGCGCCGAGGAGTCGGCGCCTTTCGCGGAAGAGCCGATCGAGGAAAAATAA
- a CDS encoding LacI family DNA-binding transcriptional regulator, with amino-acid sequence MSPKNLEELARALRVSRRTVSRVLAQSPNVAAKERARIEKYLARVKYVPNMAAAHLAAGRTNVLGLVLPTSISQSIDDYVLRLIKGVFLTAEARRHRLMFFSFTPLVEDDLRALFRSRTVGGLLFAFVGEPEFQILRALRREGCPVALLNTVADDLDSFDCDNETGGHMATRHLIETGRRRIAFVHGDPGWFSSSERFRGYRRALQSARIPFDPSLVFRGLFDMNKAETLTPTLLKARPDAVFAANDLMALGLATGFRRAGVRIPKDIALIGFDDIPTVGLPVLETPISSVHQPVQAIAAAAANRLMDLMAVKSLPKPVHKLFAPELRVRASSVRNP; translated from the coding sequence GTGTCGCCCAAAAACCTTGAAGAACTCGCCCGCGCGCTGCGGGTGTCGCGGCGAACGGTGTCTCGCGTGCTGGCCCAGTCGCCGAACGTCGCGGCCAAGGAGCGCGCGCGCATCGAGAAGTATTTGGCCCGGGTTAAATACGTGCCGAACATGGCGGCCGCCCACCTCGCGGCCGGGCGCACCAACGTCTTGGGGCTGGTCCTGCCCACGTCCATTTCCCAGTCGATCGACGATTACGTGCTGCGCCTCATCAAGGGCGTGTTCCTCACGGCGGAAGCGCGCCGCCACCGACTCATGTTTTTTTCCTTCACCCCGTTGGTCGAGGACGACCTGCGCGCCCTGTTCCGGAGCCGCACGGTGGGGGGGCTTCTGTTTGCTTTCGTGGGGGAACCGGAATTTCAAATTCTCCGCGCGCTGCGGCGCGAAGGCTGCCCGGTCGCTCTCTTGAACACGGTGGCCGACGATTTGGATTCCTTTGATTGCGACAACGAAACGGGGGGGCATATGGCCACCCGGCACTTGATCGAAACGGGACGGCGGCGCATCGCTTTCGTGCACGGAGACCCCGGTTGGTTCAGTTCCAGCGAGCGGTTTCGGGGTTACCGACGCGCGCTCCAATCGGCTCGCATTCCTTTCGACCCGTCGCTGGTGTTTCGCGGCTTGTTTGACATGAACAAGGCGGAGACGTTGACGCCGACGCTTTTAAAGGCGCGGCCCGATGCGGTCTTTGCCGCCAACGATTTGATGGCCCTGGGTTTGGCGACCGGGTTCCGGCGGGCCGGGGTGCGGATTCCGAAAGATATCGCTTTGATCGGGTTCGACGACATCCCCACGGTCGGTCTGCCTGTTTTGGAAACGCCCATTTCCTCCGTCCATCAGCCCGTTCAGGCGATCGCGGCGGCGGCCGCGAACCGATTGATGGACTTGATGGCCGTGAAGAGCCTTCCCAAGCCGGTCCATAAACTGTTCGCGCCGGAACTGCGCGTGCGCGCCAGCTCGGTCCGAAACCCGTGA
- a CDS encoding response regulator, whose amino-acid sequence MNAEMKRIMIVDDDAALAELLADFCQDMGHEVRLVTDSREALSTAVQFRPHLVTLDLEMPHFDGMEVLRQLRSHPATDKVAVVIVSVVAQDLALAADLVKGRFTKPVQFDALREKIRKIFEFSV is encoded by the coding sequence ATGAACGCCGAGATGAAACGAATTATGATTGTCGACGACGACGCGGCCCTGGCGGAGTTGTTGGCTGATTTTTGCCAGGACATGGGCCATGAAGTGCGGCTCGTCACTGACAGTCGCGAAGCCCTCTCCACCGCGGTGCAATTCCGCCCCCATTTGGTGACTCTCGATTTGGAAATGCCCCACTTCGATGGCATGGAGGTTCTGCGGCAACTGCGTTCCCATCCCGCCACGGACAAGGTCGCGGTGGTGATCGTTTCGGTGGTCGCCCAGGACTTGGCTCTTGCGGCGGACTTGGTTAAAGGACGTTTCACCAAACCCGTGCAATTCGACGCCCTGCGGGAAAAAATTCGGAAGATTTTTGAGTTTTCGGTTTAA
- a CDS encoding MoaD/ThiS family protein, with protein MIRLLFFAQLAERAGADEMSVPHRPTPGALVASRVDLSFVKPAGARVAVNRAWSHWDAPLADGDEVAFLPPNTAL; from the coding sequence GTGATACGCCTCCTGTTTTTTGCGCAATTGGCGGAGCGCGCCGGCGCGGACGAGATGTCCGTGCCCCACCGGCCGACCCCGGGCGCCCTCGTCGCGTCGCGCGTGGATCTGTCGTTTGTCAAACCCGCGGGGGCGCGGGTGGCGGTCAATCGCGCCTGGTCCCATTGGGACGCGCCCCTTGCGGACGGCGATGAAGTCGCGTTCCTGCCGCCGAACACGGCCCTTTGA
- the moeB gene encoding molybdopterin-synthase adenylyltransferase MoeB has product MKLNQEQVLRYSRHLIMPEVGVEGQEKLVAAKVLLIGAGGLGSPNALYLAAAGVGTLGIVDFDTVDHTNLHRQVIHGTGDVGKLKVESARETIHDLNPNVVVKPYTVPLTRETALDIMKNYDVIIDGTDNFQTRYLTNDACVFLKKPNVYASIFRFDGQATVFQPGNPESPCYRCLYPEPPPPGEVPSCAEGGVLGILPGLVGLIQATEAIKLILGRGRSLVGRLLLFNALEMTFDELKIRRNPRCPVCGDAPTIKELIDYDQFCGVGRANEKSPEATMSDITVKELKARLDRKDKFTLVDVREPNEFEIARIPGARLLPLSELQNRAHELDTADDIVVHCKSGVRSLKAIAALKQMGFKKLTNVKGGILAWSDEIDSAVPKY; this is encoded by the coding sequence GTGAAATTGAACCAAGAGCAGGTTTTGCGGTATTCGCGCCACCTCATCATGCCGGAAGTGGGCGTGGAAGGGCAGGAAAAACTTGTGGCGGCGAAGGTGCTGTTGATCGGGGCGGGGGGGTTGGGGAGTCCCAACGCTTTGTATCTGGCCGCGGCGGGCGTGGGCACCTTGGGGATCGTGGATTTCGACACCGTCGACCACACCAACCTCCACCGCCAGGTCATTCACGGCACGGGCGACGTGGGGAAATTGAAGGTCGAAAGCGCGCGGGAAACGATCCACGACCTCAACCCCAACGTCGTGGTGAAGCCTTACACCGTGCCCCTCACCCGCGAGACCGCCCTCGATATCATGAAAAACTACGATGTGATCATCGACGGCACGGACAATTTTCAAACCCGTTACCTCACGAACGACGCCTGCGTGTTCCTGAAAAAACCCAACGTCTACGCGTCGATTTTTCGCTTCGACGGCCAGGCGACGGTGTTCCAGCCGGGCAATCCCGAGAGCCCCTGCTACCGCTGCCTCTACCCCGAACCGCCGCCTCCGGGAGAGGTGCCGTCCTGCGCCGAAGGCGGGGTGTTGGGCATTCTTCCCGGGTTGGTGGGGCTTATCCAGGCCACCGAGGCCATCAAGTTGATCCTCGGCCGCGGCCGGTCCCTTGTCGGGCGCTTGCTGTTGTTTAATGCGCTGGAGATGACTTTTGACGAATTGAAAATACGGCGTAACCCCCGCTGCCCCGTCTGCGGGGACGCCCCGACGATCAAGGAATTGATCGATTACGATCAGTTCTGTGGGGTGGGCCGGGCAAACGAAAAATCGCCGGAGGCGACCATGTCGGACATCACCGTCAAGGAACTGAAAGCCCGCTTGGACCGGAAGGACAAATTCACGCTGGTGGATGTGCGCGAGCCGAACGAATTTGAAATCGCGCGCATTCCGGGCGCGCGCCTTTTGCCGCTCAGCGAACTGCAAAACCGCGCGCACGAGTTGGACACGGCCGACGACATCGTCGTCCATTGCAAGTCCGGCGTGCGCAGCCTCAAAGCCATCGCCGCCTTGAAACAAATGGGCTTCAAAAAGCTGACCAACGTCAAGGGCGGCATCCTCGCCTGGTCCGACGAGATCGATTCCGCGGTGCCAAAGTACTGA
- the nadA gene encoding quinolinate synthase NadA, with the protein MSTAPPSDIVAEIKRLARERNAILLAHNYQLGDIQDVADFVGDSLALSQRAATTPADVIVFCGVHFMAETAAILAPAKTVLLPDLEAGCSLAASADVEAVRAWKARHPGAVVVAYVNTSAAVKAEADYCCTSSNAVRVVQAVPADKEILFLPDMYLGQFVREKTGRSIHLWPGSCHVHFNISDADLEAERRAHPGAELLVHPECGCLMGALKHADFVASTSGMVRRARESAAKTFLVATETGILHTMRKENPGKTFLPVARAAQCEFMKKITLEKVLWSLQDMKHRITVPADVAAKARRAIERMVAIPAS; encoded by the coding sequence ATGAGCACGGCCCCTCCCTCCGATATCGTCGCTGAAATCAAGCGCCTCGCGCGCGAAAGAAACGCGATCCTGCTCGCCCACAATTACCAATTGGGCGATATACAGGACGTCGCGGATTTCGTGGGCGATTCCCTGGCGCTCTCCCAACGGGCGGCCACCACGCCGGCCGATGTGATCGTGTTTTGCGGGGTGCATTTCATGGCCGAAACGGCGGCCATCCTCGCCCCCGCCAAAACGGTGCTGTTGCCCGATTTAGAGGCCGGGTGCTCCCTGGCCGCTTCCGCGGACGTGGAGGCCGTGCGCGCCTGGAAGGCCCGCCACCCCGGGGCGGTGGTCGTGGCCTACGTGAACACCTCGGCCGCGGTCAAGGCCGAAGCCGACTATTGTTGCACCTCATCGAACGCGGTGCGGGTCGTGCAGGCGGTTCCGGCCGACAAAGAAATTTTGTTTCTGCCCGATATGTACCTGGGCCAGTTCGTCCGCGAGAAAACAGGCCGGTCGATCCACCTGTGGCCCGGGTCCTGCCACGTGCACTTCAACATTAGCGACGCGGATCTGGAGGCGGAACGGCGGGCGCACCCCGGCGCGGAACTGTTGGTCCACCCGGAATGCGGTTGCTTAATGGGTGCCCTGAAACACGCGGATTTCGTCGCCTCCACGAGCGGGATGGTTCGGCGCGCGCGGGAGTCCGCCGCGAAAACGTTCCTCGTCGCCACCGAAACGGGCATCCTGCACACCATGCGCAAGGAAAACCCGGGGAAAACTTTCCTGCCCGTGGCCCGGGCGGCCCAGTGTGAATTCATGAAGAAAATCACCCTGGAAAAAGTGTTGTGGTCGCTACAGGACATGAAACACCGCATCACGGTGCCGGCCGACGTGGCCGCGAAAGCCCGCCGCGCCATCGAGCGCATGGTGGCGATTCCGGCGTCGTGA
- a CDS encoding response regulator transcription factor has product MLKKRIMVVDDDRDIRRLVESILSKEGFVTLGAENAGDALRKIQTSKPDMVILDLQLPDKDGFEVCKTLRADPATRYIPVVFLTVQNVDSYKIAGLEIGADDYITKPFNQTELLARVKAVLRRAEWKERKEMAIKDGPLSVDLEKHSASMDSKPLDLSPKEYDLLVSLLRNQGKVMTRQELSETVWGHEYFGNTRTVDVHVGRLRKKLGKLGDKVRTVERIGYRYE; this is encoded by the coding sequence ATGCTGAAAAAACGAATTATGGTGGTGGATGACGACCGGGACATCCGTCGTCTGGTGGAAAGCATTTTGAGCAAGGAGGGGTTCGTCACGCTCGGGGCGGAAAATGCCGGGGACGCTTTGCGCAAAATCCAGACCTCCAAGCCGGACATGGTCATCCTCGACCTGCAACTGCCCGACAAGGACGGTTTTGAGGTCTGCAAAACGCTCCGCGCGGACCCCGCGACCCGCTACATTCCGGTGGTTTTCCTCACCGTCCAGAATGTTGACTCCTACAAAATTGCCGGCCTTGAGATCGGCGCCGACGACTACATCACAAAACCCTTCAACCAGACGGAACTGTTGGCCCGGGTGAAAGCGGTCTTGCGCCGGGCGGAATGGAAGGAGCGCAAAGAAATGGCGATCAAGGACGGTCCGCTGTCCGTCGACTTGGAAAAGCACAGCGCTTCCATGGATTCCAAACCCCTGGACCTGTCCCCCAAAGAATACGATCTGTTGGTTTCCCTGCTGCGGAATCAGGGCAAGGTCATGACGCGCCAGGAACTTTCCGAAACGGTGTGGGGGCACGAGTACTTCGGAAACACCCGTACCGTGGATGTGCATGTGGGTCGACTGAGGAAAAAGCTGGGCAAACTGGGCGATAAAGTCCGAACGGTCGAGCGGATTGGTTACCGCTACGAATAG
- a CDS encoding HAMP domain-containing protein, producing MKRISLRTKLIAHSTFLVLGVVVGVGVSLYLAERVYLLKRFEHTQLENVQSLVQIAREAIVTRNQQLLESYLSLLRRSRALTYAMVHTGDGIVIAHTNNRQNGVRLSDPMTAKATEAQDKLLRQEGKVADDVVVDLTLPILKDQRRLALARVGYSKNFMSQLVDQALEAARERVILAAAIALAVGVFFAILLSLFLSRPIRHLRDGAHRIGEGNLDHRIRITSRDELGELAGEFNTMAAKLQELDQLKQDFVSNVTHELRSPLTSLRGYVEFLLRGSAGPLNEEQNEYLIVVKNNALRLARFIDNLLDVAKIEAGKLELHREPVDIADLAKEMQIVFRPMGQEKKVSFTTEIPADLPPVLADPDKLSEVFTNLLSNAFKFTEESGRIDLAAARENEFVHLRFTDNGTGIPSEALDSVFNKFEQVKPTRGLARKTKGTGLGLSIVKGFVEAHGGRVWMESAAGRGTTAHVLWPVAETSASEEVDA from the coding sequence GTGAAACGGATCTCCCTGCGCACCAAACTGATCGCCCATTCGACGTTCCTCGTCCTGGGGGTCGTCGTCGGCGTGGGCGTCTCTTTGTACCTGGCCGAGCGCGTGTATTTGCTCAAACGCTTCGAACACACGCAATTGGAGAACGTCCAATCCCTCGTGCAAATCGCCCGCGAGGCCATTGTCACCCGCAACCAACAATTGCTGGAAAGCTATTTGTCCCTTTTACGCCGATCCCGCGCCCTCACCTACGCCATGGTGCACACGGGCGACGGGATTGTCATCGCCCACACCAACAACCGGCAAAACGGCGTCCGCCTATCGGACCCGATGACAGCCAAGGCCACCGAAGCCCAGGACAAATTGCTCCGCCAAGAGGGCAAAGTCGCCGATGACGTCGTCGTGGATCTGACGCTTCCGATTTTAAAAGACCAGCGTCGCCTCGCTTTAGCGCGGGTCGGTTATTCGAAAAACTTCATGTCGCAACTGGTCGACCAGGCCCTCGAAGCGGCGCGGGAACGCGTCATCCTCGCGGCCGCGATCGCCTTGGCGGTGGGGGTATTCTTCGCGATCCTCTTGTCCCTGTTCCTTTCGCGGCCCATCCGCCACCTGCGGGACGGCGCCCACCGGATCGGCGAGGGCAACCTCGACCACCGCATTCGCATCACCTCCCGGGACGAGCTCGGGGAACTGGCCGGCGAATTCAACACCATGGCCGCCAAACTGCAGGAGCTGGACCAGCTTAAACAGGATTTCGTGTCCAACGTGACCCACGAACTGCGGTCCCCCCTCACCTCCCTGCGCGGGTACGTCGAATTCCTTTTGCGCGGCAGCGCCGGTCCTCTTAACGAGGAACAAAACGAATACCTGATTGTTGTTAAAAACAACGCCCTCCGCCTGGCGCGGTTTATCGACAACTTGCTTGACGTGGCCAAAATCGAAGCGGGAAAATTGGAACTCCACAGGGAACCGGTGGACATTGCCGACTTGGCGAAGGAAATGCAAATTGTTTTCCGGCCCATGGGCCAAGAAAAAAAGGTCTCTTTTACAACCGAAATCCCGGCGGATCTCCCCCCGGTGTTGGCCGACCCGGACAAGCTTTCCGAAGTTTTCACCAACCTTTTGTCCAACGCGTTTAAGTTCACCGAGGAATCCGGCCGTATCGACCTGGCGGCGGCCCGCGAAAACGAATTCGTCCACCTCCGCTTCACCGACAACGGCACGGGAATTCCCTCCGAAGCCCTGGACAGCGTCTTCAACAAGTTTGAACAGGTGAAACCCACCCGGGGCCTGGCGCGGAAAACCAAAGGGACGGGGTTGGGTCTGTCCATCGTCAAAGGTTTTGTGGAGGCCCACGGGGGCCGCGTTTGGATGGAGAGCGCGGCGGGGCGAGGCACCACGGCCCACGTTCTCTGGCCGGTGGCCGAAACCTCCGCGTCGGAAGAAGTCGACGCATGA
- a CDS encoding EVE domain-containing protein, with protein sequence MTAWIFSSEPDVFPWSRVEKEKAVRWDGIRGPLARKNLKTVAVGERIYGYHSTPEKALVCEARVARAAYPDPADADWLALDVSFARWLPRPVPLAVLRSAPVLKFMDFLRIPRLSVAPVSAAQERVLRALIQKEMPRVKHWRQSPGLRGRGPIR encoded by the coding sequence GTGACCGCCTGGATTTTTTCTTCTGAACCCGATGTTTTTCCCTGGTCCCGGGTGGAGAAAGAGAAGGCCGTGCGTTGGGACGGCATCCGGGGGCCGCTGGCACGAAAAAATTTAAAAACCGTCGCGGTTGGCGAAAGAATATACGGGTACCATTCCACGCCGGAGAAGGCCTTGGTGTGCGAAGCCCGAGTGGCCCGCGCGGCGTACCCCGACCCCGCGGACGCGGATTGGCTCGCTCTGGACGTGTCCTTCGCCCGGTGGTTGCCTCGGCCGGTGCCCCTGGCGGTGTTGCGGTCGGCACCCGTTTTGAAGTTCATGGATTTTTTACGGATCCCCCGGTTGTCGGTGGCGCCTGTCTCCGCAGCCCAGGAGCGGGTCCTGCGTGCGCTCATTCAAAAGGAGATGCCCCGTGTTAAACATTGGCGACAAAGCCCCGGCCTTCGCGGCCGAGGACCAATACGGTAA
- the bcp gene encoding thioredoxin-dependent thiol peroxidase has translation MLNIGDKAPAFAAEDQYGKTIRLADLKGKTVVLYFYPKDLTPGCTIEARAFEKGLAAIKKKGAVVLGVSKDGVASHKKFADKHGLSFSLLADEDLGLIKAYGAWGERSLYGRKFMGTLRITYVIGPKGTVRAAFPKVKPAEHAAEVLAAI, from the coding sequence GTGTTAAACATTGGCGACAAAGCCCCGGCCTTCGCGGCCGAGGACCAATACGGTAAGACCATCCGTTTGGCGGACTTGAAGGGAAAAACGGTGGTCTTGTATTTTTACCCCAAGGATCTGACCCCCGGTTGCACCATCGAGGCCCGCGCTTTCGAAAAAGGCCTCGCCGCGATCAAAAAGAAGGGGGCCGTGGTGCTGGGAGTGAGCAAGGACGGTGTCGCCTCCCACAAAAAATTCGCCGATAAGCACGGGCTGTCGTTTTCGCTTCTGGCGGACGAAGACCTCGGCCTCATCAAGGCCTACGGCGCCTGGGGCGAGCGGTCCCTTTACGGCCGAAAATTCATGGGCACGTTGCGCATCACCTACGTGATCGGGCCGAAGGGGACGGTTCGAGCGGCTTTCCCCAAGGTCAAACCGGCCGAGCACGCGGCGGAAGTTTTGGCCGCAATATAG
- a CDS encoding cysteine synthase family protein — MTTTAPLGVGLLDRIGNTPLLRLERLSRWVPAGVRIYAKAEFTNPGGSVKDRAARNMVLEALKSGELTKDKVLLDATSGNTGIAYAMIGAALGIRVELVMPQNASEKSRIAEAFGAKVIYTDPLEGTDGAQTEAKRLYDADPGRFYLPDQYNNPNNWKAHYKTTAEEIWRQTEGSITHFVAGIGTSGTLMGTGRRLKELNPRIQIVAVEPATPLHGLEGLKHMETSIVPGIYDPAAHDRKVSVFTEDAYEMCCRMAREEGILVGYSCGAAMQGAFEVASGLQEGVVVTVLADSGERYMKTRYWDELLDNFEDFMKDREL, encoded by the coding sequence GTGACCACGACGGCGCCCTTGGGCGTGGGGCTTCTGGACCGGATCGGGAACACCCCGCTCCTCCGGTTGGAGCGGTTGTCCCGGTGGGTGCCAGCGGGCGTGCGGATTTACGCCAAGGCGGAATTCACGAACCCCGGCGGGTCCGTCAAGGATCGCGCCGCCAGAAACATGGTGCTGGAGGCTTTGAAATCGGGGGAACTCACGAAGGACAAAGTCCTTTTGGACGCCACCTCGGGCAACACCGGCATCGCCTACGCGATGATCGGCGCGGCTTTGGGCATTCGCGTGGAGCTCGTCATGCCGCAAAACGCCTCCGAGAAAAGCCGCATCGCCGAAGCCTTCGGGGCCAAGGTGATCTACACCGACCCGTTGGAAGGCACGGACGGGGCCCAAACCGAAGCCAAACGCCTCTACGACGCCGACCCAGGGCGATTCTACCTGCCCGACCAATACAACAACCCCAACAATTGGAAGGCCCATTACAAAACGACCGCCGAGGAAATCTGGAGGCAAACCGAAGGGAGCATCACCCACTTCGTGGCGGGAATCGGGACCAGCGGCACTTTGATGGGCACCGGCCGCCGGCTGAAGGAATTGAACCCCCGGATTCAAATTGTCGCGGTGGAGCCCGCCACTCCCCTTCACGGTTTGGAGGGGCTGAAACACATGGAAACCTCGATCGTGCCGGGCATCTACGACCCGGCGGCCCACGACCGGAAGGTCTCGGTGTTCACCGAGGACGCCTACGAAATGTGCTGCCGCATGGCCCGCGAAGAGGGAATTCTCGTCGGCTATTCTTGCGGCGCGGCCATGCAAGGGGCCTTTGAGGTGGCTTCGGGCCTTCAAGAGGGCGTGGTGGTCACCGTCCTGGCGGATTCGGGCGAACGCTACATGAAGACACGCTATTGGGACGAATTGCTGGACAACTTCGAGGATTTCATGAAGGACCGCGAACTGTGA
- a CDS encoding molybdenum cofactor biosynthesis protein MoaE — translation MGFLVAGPIDVEALEESARRTEPGAVISFQGVVRPDRTPRGDVAALEFSAYAAMAEEEMERVLAEVRTRWPEAHALCHHRLGRVPVGETSLFLVLSAPETPQAFQACHFTLEQMRARVPIWKKDVFTDGSACWSASHRETLLISDSVLSYPPS, via the coding sequence ATGGGATTCCTGGTCGCGGGGCCCATCGATGTGGAGGCCCTGGAGGAGAGCGCCCGCCGGACGGAACCCGGCGCGGTGATTTCGTTTCAGGGCGTGGTTCGCCCCGACCGCACGCCCCGGGGGGACGTGGCCGCTCTGGAATTTTCAGCCTACGCGGCCATGGCCGAAGAGGAAATGGAGCGCGTGCTGGCCGAAGTCCGGACGCGTTGGCCCGAAGCCCACGCCCTGTGCCATCACCGGCTGGGGCGGGTGCCCGTGGGGGAAACAAGCCTCTTTTTGGTTTTGAGCGCCCCCGAGACGCCCCAGGCGTTCCAGGCCTGCCATTTCACCTTGGAGCAAATGCGCGCCCGGGTGCCGATTTGGAAAAAGGACGTGTTCACGGACGGTTCCGCCTGTTGGTCCGCTTCGCACCGCGAAACACTCTTAATCTCGGACAGCGTGTTGTCCTACCCGCCCTCGTGA
- a CDS encoding HAD-IA family hydrolase, with amino-acid sequence MTAVRPERPVRAVLFDLDGTLVDSRADIALSVNHTLTALGFASLPVETVQRYVGDGVRQLLTRSAGALDAATMERALGLFLPHYLAHCVDTTRLYPGVRETLDGLADRKLAVITNKPAAHTEKTLAAVGLTARFPVVFAGDSLPHKKPRPEPLWEALRRMETSPAEALMVGDSRIDIDAARAAGVRVAAVTYGFRPKDELAAAFPDFLLDRFDQLMEVVR; translated from the coding sequence ATGACCGCCGTCCGGCCGGAGCGCCCGGTGCGGGCGGTCCTGTTTGATTTGGACGGGACTCTCGTGGACAGCCGGGCGGACATCGCTCTGTCGGTGAACCACACGTTGACGGCGCTGGGGTTCGCGTCCTTGCCCGTGGAGACCGTCCAGCGTTACGTGGGCGACGGTGTGCGGCAACTTTTGACGCGATCGGCGGGGGCCCTGGACGCGGCCACGATGGAGCGGGCGCTGGGGCTTTTCCTGCCGCACTATTTGGCTCATTGCGTCGACACGACGCGGCTTTACCCCGGTGTGCGCGAAACCCTTGACGGGTTGGCGGACCGGAAGTTGGCGGTGATCACCAACAAGCCCGCCGCCCACACCGAAAAGACACTTGCGGCCGTGGGTTTGACGGCGCGGTTTCCGGTGGTGTTTGCGGGCGACAGTTTGCCCCACAAAAAGCCCCGCCCGGAACCCCTGTGGGAGGCCCTGCGAAGAATGGAGACGTCTCCCGCGGAGGCCCTGATGGTGGGGGACAGCCGCATCGACATCGACGCGGCGCGCGCCGCGGGCGTGCGGGTGGCGGCCGTGACCTACGGGTTCCGCCCCAAGGACGAACTGGCCGCCGCGTTCCCGGATTTTTTGCTGGACCGTTTTGATCAATTGATGGAGGTCGTTCGGTGA
- the folE gene encoding GTP cyclohydrolase I FolE, which produces MAPIIDPNLREKNISGLTEELLVQIGEDPQRPGLLRTPERVAKAWQELTAGYRVDVDKLINGALFDEACSEMVVVRDIQFFSLCEHHLLPFFGVCHVAYLPQGKILGLSKIPKLVKAFARRLQVQERLTNEIAETLMAKVNPLGVGVVMEARHMCMEMRGAESLSSPTATSAMVGAFRSDARTRDEFLSLIFRRR; this is translated from the coding sequence ATGGCTCCGATCATCGATCCCAATCTGCGCGAAAAAAACATTTCCGGTTTGACCGAAGAACTTTTGGTCCAAATCGGCGAGGACCCTCAACGTCCCGGGCTGTTGCGCACCCCCGAAAGGGTGGCCAAGGCCTGGCAGGAACTCACCGCGGGTTACAGGGTGGATGTCGATAAATTGATCAACGGCGCGCTCTTCGACGAGGCCTGCAGCGAGATGGTCGTGGTCCGGGACATCCAATTTTTCTCCCTTTGCGAACATCATCTTTTGCCGTTCTTCGGCGTTTGCCACGTGGCCTATTTGCCCCAGGGGAAAATCCTGGGTTTGTCCAAAATCCCAAAATTGGTGAAGGCGTTCGCGCGGCGTCTCCAAGTACAGGAGCGGCTGACGAACGAAATCGCCGAAACGCTGATGGCGAAGGTCAATCCCCTCGGGGTGGGTGTGGTGATGGAAGCCCGGCACATGTGTATGGAGATGCGCGGGGCGGAGAGTCTCAGCAGCCCGACCGCGACCAGCGCCATGGTGGGCGCGTTCCGGTCCGACGCGCGCACGCGCGACGAATTTCTCTCCCTCATATTTCGACGACGATGA